Within Bactrocera dorsalis isolate Fly_Bdor unplaced genomic scaffold, ASM2337382v1 BdCtg033, whole genome shotgun sequence, the genomic segment TCCAGATGTTAAGCGACGGAAGATCGAAAATGATTCCCCTTTGAAAACAGCTAATGAAGATAGTTGCCTTCGTCCAAAAGCAAAAACGGGTTACGTAGGAGGTAAGCTTCGAAAATAGCATTCTGTATCACTATTAATCTTACACCATTTTACgctaaattattttgttgttttctcgtaaaacaaaacaaataagatGATTTCGTTGCATTTTCAAAACAAGATAAAGCCATTACAAATATAGTTAATGTAGGTAAATCcattattttaattgttaaaactaaagctaaaagaaattaaagattGTTAGTACATAAAGAGTAGATCATAATTTTTCTTGCCGTctccaaaataaagaaaaccatgTTTGCGTGAGTTTAACTTATGAAAAAATGTCATGCCGGGCCAGAGACaagattttataattattaagcGTTCATTTCTCATTAAGTTCAAAGAGAATGCTTGACGAAGCGGTATTACATCGGCTATACAGTCTAAGAAATCAATGGCGTAATTATAATCACTGCGCTTCAGTAAATTGTGCTTTAAATCGTTTCGTGGTAATCGAAGTATTTGGTAgttggaaatattttcaacttgcAAATCGTTTAGGCCACGAAACATCTGGTTGGGTATAACACGTCCATCCGTAAGCTTATAAAGGGCTCCACGTGGGCAAACTGCACATTCCTCTGTAATAATAAATACTATGGCAGCCAGACGCTCTTCTTCCTTTAGCTTAACTTTCTCTGGTAAATTCGCAGAGATTATTTGGTTAGCATCGATTTCAAATGTAGGATCCTATAAACACTATAATGTAGGATCCTATAAACACtatattgttctttttttttattaaacacatAAGATTTACCAATTCTACTGTTGTTACAAGAATCGGATCTCCTATGAAAGGTTCGCGACATAAAATGGTAGCTTGAAAAATTTTCGGACTATGCACAAAAGGCAACATCATCCATTGGTATCCATCAAGGGTGTAAAAGAATTTTCGGTCTTTTAAGCAATCCTGGGTATAGCCGAAAGCTATGTAATAGTCTCTAGTTATTGCATTAATGCGACCCCAAAAGTACATGCCTGTGAATCGATTTTCATTCTGTAGTACTATAAGCGAATTTTCGATTAAAACCTTTTGCTCAGGTGTTATTTTTTGTCCGCAGTACATTAGACATTCCAGGCCTTcaatgaaatattcaatattcatttttactctgaaaaaaaaaaaaaacattaaaaaatattaagcctttctaaattatacatattgactgaaaaaat encodes:
- the LOC105229336 gene encoding radial spoke head protein 9 homolog translates to MNIEYFIEGLECLMYCGQKITPEQKVLIENSLIVLQNENRFTGMYFWGRINAITRDYYIAFGYTQDCLKDRKFFYTLDGYQWMMLPFVHSPKIFQATILCREPFIGDPILVTTVELDPTFEIDANQIISANLPEKVKLKEEERLAAIVFIITEECAVCPRGALYKLTDGRVIPNQMFRGLNDLQVENISNYQILRLPRNDLKHNLLKRSDYNYAIDFLDCIADVIPLRQAFSLNLMRNERLIIIKSCLWPGMTFFHKLNSRKHGFLYFGDGKKNYDLLFMY